The following proteins are encoded in a genomic region of Cryptomeria japonica chromosome 11, Sugi_1.0, whole genome shotgun sequence:
- the LOC131049522 gene encoding aquaporin NIP1-4-like gives MEDLKATKTNSIVLEVKGIIMEERDKVLTHLGIAPVFGLVIMALVYTVGHISDAHINPTISLALSSVGKLYLQEIVGATAAAPALNLIITNVSISVAVNVPVGNPWASLVVEIIITFIFSIVIFATVTDPKAPGEMVRIVVGGVAACNALFAGPLSGCSMNPARSLGPALIALKFDGLWVYILGPVFGALCGAWFYKGISIQE, from the exons ATGGAAGATCTTAAGGCTACTAAAACTAACAGTATTGTTCTAGAGGTTAAAG GAATCATCATGGAAGAAAGGGATAAGGTCTTAACTCATCTTGGGATTGCTCCTGTGTTTGGACTGGTTATAATGGCACTAGTCTACACAGTGGGACATATCTCTGATGCTCACATAAATCCTACAATAAGTCTTGCCTTATCATCTGTGGGAAAACTTTATCTTCAGGAG ATTGTGGGTGCCACAGCAGCTGCACCTGCACTCAATTTAATTATTACAAATGTCTCCATTAGTGTTGCTGTCAATGTTCCTGTGGGAAATCCTTGGGCATCACTGGTGGTGGAAATCATTATCACCTTCATATTCTCCATTGTTATATTTGCAACAGTCACAGACCCTAAAGCA CCGGGTGAAATGGTACGGATTGTTGTGGGTGGTGTAGCTGCTTGTAATGCTTTATTTGCAGG GCCACTCTCGGGATGTTCCATGAACCCAGCAAGATCCTTGGGGCCTGCACTGATAGCACTCAAATTTGATGGTCTTTGGGTGTATATTCTTGGACCTGTTTTTGGTGCCCTTTGTGGAGCTTGGTTCTATAAGGGTATTTCTATACAAGAATAG